One Acetobacter ghanensis DNA window includes the following coding sequences:
- a CDS encoding type II secretion system F family protein: protein MSALAIAAVLFITLMCLGMIYIVEQEKKLDVRKNRIKKFCIIDKNVNFEKKGIDVYGVLYKIGRIIVHANIIPKKTIDEIIVSISKKSEANNKVFYTFIGAKVFCFFVGIISGIYIFLSTDTGLFSHVMLPLFLPVTGIVLPDMVLSQIHKKYLKGVEEGMPQALDLLIICAEAGMPIEVSIGRVAQDLTSLNKDVANEFRLTLQDMQLIPDRYEVFRQMARRTGLPVMKQLSSILIQSFETGTPLADAFRTLSDDVKQDAMMRYQARVAQLPVFITLPMILFILPVLFIVVLGPLAVQFWK from the coding sequence ATGTCGGCCCTTGCTATAGCAGCTGTCTTATTTATTACGTTGATGTGCCTGGGGATGATTTACATTGTCGAACAGGAAAAGAAGCTGGATGTACGTAAAAACAGAATTAAAAAATTCTGTATCATTGATAAGAATGTTAATTTTGAAAAAAAAGGCATCGATGTTTATGGCGTACTCTACAAAATCGGTAGGATCATTGTTCATGCCAATATTATACCCAAGAAAACAATTGATGAGATTATAGTCAGTATTTCCAAAAAATCAGAAGCGAATAACAAGGTTTTTTATACGTTTATCGGGGCAAAGGTTTTCTGTTTTTTTGTTGGGATCATAAGCGGAATTTACATTTTTTTATCGACCGACACCGGCCTGTTCAGCCATGTCATGCTTCCGCTTTTTCTGCCGGTTACAGGTATTGTTCTGCCAGATATGGTTCTGAGCCAGATTCATAAAAAGTATCTCAAGGGCGTAGAAGAGGGTATGCCGCAGGCCTTGGACCTGCTGATTATCTGTGCCGAGGCCGGTATGCCCATTGAGGTCAGTATTGGCCGTGTTGCTCAGGATCTGACCTCGCTGAACAAGGATGTGGCAAACGAGTTCCGTCTGACACTACAGGACATGCAGCTTATTCCCGATCGGTATGAGGTGTTTCGGCAGATGGCCAGAAGGACTGGCCTGCCGGTGATGAAGCAGCTGTCTTCCATTCTGATCCAGTCATTCGAGACGGGAACCCCGTTGGCAGATGCGTTCAGAACCTTGTCGGATGATGTGAAGCAGGATGCTATGATGCGTTATCAGGCACGTGTTGCTCAGTTGCCGGTTTTTATCACGTTGCCCATGATTCTTTTTATCCTTCCGGTTCTGTTCATTGTCGTGCTTGGTCCACTTGCTGTACAATTTTGGAAGTAA
- a CDS encoding tetratricopeptide repeat protein, with amino-acid sequence MSNVLRMSARFAVGLLVLVSGCASKQDLEKKDLQTATVEMNNGAPMAALKLLQRRIQEHPEDIPTLLALGRANAELGRYQPAILFYQDALAKDRNCLDAMKGLARIDLRLMPKRALTRLEDMAKRFPKDAQVWTDLGIARDYAGQHTQAQAAYYQAMKLDPLLIAAQSNLGLSYALVGRYDSALFMLSPLAESSDATPKIRANLAYTQFMMGNAAAARQTLQHDMSRDRAEKVLNSYQQLGLKHGTL; translated from the coding sequence ATGTCTAATGTTTTGCGTATGTCGGCACGTTTTGCCGTCGGTTTGCTCGTTCTGGTTTCCGGGTGTGCAAGCAAGCAGGATCTTGAGAAAAAAGACCTGCAGACTGCCACTGTGGAAATGAACAACGGCGCACCCATGGCGGCCCTGAAACTGCTCCAGAGGCGGATTCAGGAACACCCGGAGGATATTCCGACCCTGCTGGCGTTGGGGCGGGCCAATGCGGAATTAGGGCGCTATCAGCCTGCCATTCTGTTTTATCAGGATGCGTTGGCAAAGGACCGTAATTGTCTCGACGCGATGAAAGGTCTGGCGAGGATAGATCTGCGGCTTATGCCTAAACGCGCCCTGACCCGGCTGGAAGACATGGCCAAGCGTTTTCCTAAGGACGCTCAGGTGTGGACGGATCTGGGTATTGCGCGGGATTATGCTGGCCAGCATACGCAGGCGCAGGCCGCCTACTATCAGGCTATGAAGCTAGATCCATTGTTGATCGCAGCCCAGAGTAACCTTGGTTTATCCTACGCTTTGGTCGGCCGGTATGATTCGGCCCTCTTTATGCTTTCTCCACTGGCGGAGTCTTCTGATGCCACACCAAAAATTCGCGCTAATCTGGCCTACACGCAGTTTATGATGGGGAACGCAGCCGCCGCCCGTCAAACATTACAACATGATATGTCGCGCGATCGGGCAGAGAAGGTTCTTAACTCTTACCAACAGTTGGGCCTAAAGCATGGTACGCTTTAA
- a CDS encoding TadE/TadG family type IV pilus assembly protein, with amino-acid sequence MVRFKTDKRGVAALEAALLLPVCMVMIFAIVETGWQLVTEMVFQNGVETAARFLETGYTDSGDANSGQNCQPLTSFLQTLVSEQAPGIVQSANVSISTDGTSVNGAIPYTFTYTQPFLTSWAGMVTNRSGWSHTEKVLVHETTAQSCSSS; translated from the coding sequence ATGGTACGCTTTAAAACCGACAAAAGAGGTGTTGCTGCGCTTGAAGCCGCCTTGCTTCTTCCTGTTTGCATGGTGATGATTTTTGCAATTGTGGAAACAGGCTGGCAACTGGTGACCGAGATGGTTTTCCAGAATGGTGTAGAAACTGCTGCTCGCTTTTTGGAAACAGGCTACACGGACAGCGGCGATGCCAATAGTGGACAAAACTGCCAGCCTTTGACGAGCTTTTTGCAGACGTTGGTGAGCGAACAGGCGCCAGGTATTGTGCAAAGCGCAAATGTCAGCATTTCAACTGATGGCACTTCGGTTAATGGTGCCATCCCATATACATTTACTTATACCCAGCCGTTTCTTACATCATGGGCTGGTATGGTTACCAACCGGTCAGGTTGGTCACACACAGAAAAGGTATTGGTGCATGAGACCACAGCACAATCCTGTTCATCGTCGTAA